The following coding sequences lie in one Pseudomonas sp. B33.4 genomic window:
- the purH gene encoding bifunctional phosphoribosylaminoimidazolecarboxamide formyltransferase/IMP cyclohydrolase: MTDQTTRLPIRRALISVSDKTGILEFAKELEALGVEILSTGGTFKLLRDNGVAAVEVADYTGFAEMMDGRVKTLHPKIHGGILGRRGIDDAIMNEHGIKPIDLVAVNLYPFEATINKPGCDLPTAIENIDIGGPTMVRSAAKNHKDVAIVVNASDYTSVLEGLKAGGLTYAQRFDLMLKAFEHTAAYDGMIANYMGTVNQAAETLSTEGRSEFPRTFNSQFIKAQEMRYGENPHQSAAFYVEAKPAEVGIATATQLQGKELSYNNVADTDAALECVKSFVKPACVIVKHANPCGVAVSPDAEGGIRQAYELAYATDTESAFGGIIAFNRELDAETAKAIVERQFVEVIIAPSVSAEARAIVAAKANVRLLACGEWSADRAAAWDYKRVNGGLLVQSRDIGMISADDLKVVTKRAPTEQEIHDLIFAWKVAKYVKSNAIVYAKNRQTIGVGAGQMSRVNSARIAAIKAEHAGLQVAGSVMASDAFFPFRDGLDNAAKVGITAVIQPGGSMRDAEVIAAADEAGIAMVFTGMRHFRH; this comes from the coding sequence ATGACCGACCAGACTACCCGCCTGCCGATCCGCCGCGCCTTGATCAGCGTTTCCGACAAGACCGGGATCCTCGAATTCGCCAAGGAGCTTGAAGCTCTGGGCGTAGAGATCCTCTCCACCGGCGGGACGTTCAAGCTGCTGCGCGACAACGGTGTTGCCGCAGTGGAAGTCGCGGATTACACCGGTTTCGCCGAAATGATGGACGGTCGGGTGAAAACCCTGCACCCGAAAATCCACGGCGGCATCCTCGGTCGTCGCGGTATCGATGACGCGATCATGAACGAGCACGGCATCAAGCCGATCGATCTGGTTGCCGTCAACCTTTACCCGTTCGAAGCCACTATCAACAAGCCAGGCTGCGACCTGCCGACCGCCATCGAAAACATCGACATCGGCGGCCCGACCATGGTCCGTTCGGCAGCGAAAAACCATAAAGACGTAGCCATCGTGGTGAATGCCAGCGATTACACCAGTGTGCTGGAAGGCCTGAAGGCCGGCGGCCTGACCTACGCTCAGCGTTTCGACCTGATGCTCAAGGCCTTCGAACACACCGCGGCCTACGACGGCATGATCGCCAACTACATGGGCACCGTGAATCAAGCGGCTGAAACCCTCAGCACTGAAGGCCGCAGCGAATTCCCGCGCACCTTCAACAGCCAGTTCATCAAGGCTCAGGAAATGCGCTACGGCGAGAACCCGCACCAGAGCGCGGCGTTCTACGTTGAAGCCAAGCCTGCCGAAGTCGGCATCGCCACCGCGACCCAACTGCAAGGCAAAGAGCTGTCGTACAACAACGTGGCCGACACCGACGCCGCGCTGGAATGCGTGAAGAGCTTCGTCAAACCTGCCTGCGTCATCGTCAAGCACGCCAACCCGTGCGGCGTAGCAGTCAGCCCGGACGCTGAAGGCGGCATCCGTCAGGCCTACGAACTGGCTTACGCCACCGACACCGAGTCAGCGTTCGGCGGCATCATCGCTTTCAACCGTGAACTGGATGCCGAGACCGCCAAAGCGATCGTCGAGCGTCAGTTCGTTGAAGTGATCATCGCCCCAAGCGTCAGCGCAGAAGCCCGCGCCATTGTTGCGGCGAAAGCCAACGTGCGCCTGCTGGCGTGCGGCGAGTGGTCGGCTGATCGCGCCGCTGCCTGGGACTACAAGCGCGTCAACGGCGGCCTGCTGGTACAGAGCCGTGACATCGGCATGATCAGCGCCGATGACCTGAAAGTCGTGACCAAACGCGCCCCGACCGAACAGGAAATCCACGACCTGATCTTCGCCTGGAAAGTTGCCAAGTACGTTAAGTCCAACGCCATCGTCTACGCCAAGAACCGTCAGACCATCGGTGTCGGCGCGGGCCAGATGAGCCGCGTAAACTCGGCGCGTATCGCCGCGATCAAGGCTGAGCATGCTGGCCTGCAAGTTGCCGGTTCGGTGATGGCATCCGACGCGTTCTTCCCGTTCCGCGACGGTCTGGACAACGCGGCCAAGGTCGGCATCACTGCAGTGATCCAGCCGGGCGGCTCGATGCGTGATGCTGAAGTGATTGCTGCAGCCGACGAAGCCGGCATCGCCATGGTCTT
- the fis gene encoding DNA-binding transcriptional regulator Fis, which yields MTMMTETLVSGTAPVSDNVNLKQHLNTPSEEGQTLRGSVEKALHNYFAHLEGASVTDVYNLVLSEVEAPLLESVMNYVKGNQTKASELLGLNRGTLRKKLKQYDLL from the coding sequence ATGACGATGATGACCGAGACTTTAGTGAGTGGAACAGCACCCGTGAGCGACAACGTGAATTTGAAACAGCACCTCAATACCCCGAGCGAAGAAGGTCAGACCCTTCGCGGGAGTGTCGAGAAGGCGCTGCACAATTATTTCGCCCACCTTGAGGGCGCGTCCGTCACGGATGTGTACAACCTGGTGCTCTCCGAAGTCGAGGCGCCCCTGCTCGAAAGCGTGATGAACTACGTCAAGGGCAACCAGACCAAGGCAAGCGAGCTGCTGGGACTTAACCGCGGCACGCTGCGCAAGAAACTCAAGCAGTACGATCTGCTGTAA
- the dusB gene encoding tRNA dihydrouridine synthase DusB, translated as MSAVRIGPYTLQNGLILAPMAGVTDQPFRQLCKRLGAGLVVSEMVTSDMSLWNTRKSRMRMIHEGDPEPRSVQIAGGDAQMLADAARANVELGAQIIDINMGCPAKKVCNKAAGSALLKDEALVTEILQAVVAAVDVPVTLKIRTGWDRDNKNGLTVAKIAEQAGITALAVHGRTRADLYKGEAEYDTIAAIKQAVSIPVFANGDIDSPEKARYVLDATGADGLLVGRAAQGRPWIFREIEHFLRTGEKLPAPELIEVEHILLEHLAALHAFYGDVMGVRIARKHVGWYLATLPGAREFRAHFNRLDGTETQCANVREFFAEHYKSLTGDEEGVAA; from the coding sequence ATGTCGGCGGTACGCATCGGCCCATACACATTGCAGAACGGCTTGATTCTCGCCCCTATGGCGGGCGTCACCGACCAGCCCTTTCGTCAGCTGTGCAAGCGTTTGGGCGCAGGGCTTGTAGTCTCGGAAATGGTCACCAGCGACATGAGCTTGTGGAACACCCGCAAGTCGCGCATGCGCATGATCCACGAAGGCGATCCCGAGCCACGCTCGGTGCAGATTGCCGGTGGTGATGCGCAGATGCTGGCGGATGCAGCCCGGGCTAACGTCGAACTGGGCGCACAGATTATTGATATCAACATGGGTTGCCCGGCAAAAAAGGTCTGCAACAAGGCTGCCGGTTCCGCGTTGTTGAAGGACGAAGCACTGGTCACCGAGATCCTGCAGGCCGTTGTGGCTGCGGTAGATGTGCCGGTGACCCTGAAGATCCGCACCGGCTGGGATCGGGACAACAAGAACGGCCTGACCGTGGCGAAGATCGCCGAGCAGGCCGGCATTACGGCGCTGGCAGTGCATGGCCGCACTCGTGCCGATCTGTATAAAGGGGAAGCCGAGTACGACACGATTGCCGCGATCAAGCAGGCGGTGTCGATTCCGGTGTTTGCCAATGGCGATATCGATTCGCCGGAGAAGGCCCGTTACGTCCTCGACGCAACCGGTGCCGATGGCCTGTTGGTAGGCCGAGCCGCCCAAGGGCGGCCATGGATTTTTCGCGAGATCGAACACTTCCTGCGTACCGGCGAGAAATTGCCGGCACCGGAGCTGATCGAGGTGGAACACATACTGCTGGAGCATCTGGCCGCACTTCACGCTTTCTATGGGGACGTGATGGGCGTGCGAATTGCTCGGAAGCATGTGGGCTGGTATCTCGCAACCTTGCCGGGCGCCAGGGAGTTTCGCGCCCACTTCAATCGTTTGGATGGTACGGAAACACAATGCGCCAATGTTCGGGAGTTCTTCGCCGAGCATTACAAGAGCCTGACAGGGGACGAAGAAGGGGTGGCCGCATGA
- a CDS encoding DUF3426 domain-containing protein: MTDSFVTQCPHCQTSFRVSHAQLSVARGVVRCGSCLQVFNAAKQLLEQHAGKDAVTPVAPSIIEQPAIVEQPAPRAISQKQWSASELDLDSLDLDEELARLEQREIQPTTEFGRPREDALSARRDNPEPDETLWRDSLFSERADEHTVEPEDDEAEIANIEPVKSERTEPSLSLEPVDLDDEPAIPHLRLHDPIDPNARRERLSAGDEANDDDLPSIEPLRKKRERAEPGVRAEVLQDLTDDPLQLDWQKRRSPWGRRMLWLLLVMLAAGGLAAQYISYHFEELARQDQYRPWFQQICPQIGCTVPSKVDIARIKSSNLVVRSHPEFNGALVVDAIIYNRATFSQPFPLLELRFADLNGHLIASRRFKPGEYLRGDLEGLAEMPPQTPIHIALDILDPGPKAVNYSLSFHSPE, translated from the coding sequence ATGACCGACAGTTTCGTCACCCAGTGCCCGCATTGCCAAACCAGCTTCCGTGTCAGCCATGCTCAATTGAGCGTGGCCCGCGGGGTGGTTCGCTGCGGCTCCTGCCTGCAAGTGTTCAATGCAGCCAAACAGCTGCTGGAGCAACACGCCGGCAAGGACGCGGTGACGCCGGTTGCACCGTCGATTATCGAGCAGCCGGCCATCGTCGAACAGCCCGCCCCGCGCGCAATCAGCCAAAAGCAGTGGAGCGCGTCGGAGCTGGATCTCGATAGCCTCGATCTGGACGAAGAACTGGCCCGCCTCGAACAACGGGAAATCCAGCCGACCACCGAATTCGGTCGTCCACGCGAAGATGCCCTGAGCGCACGCCGCGACAACCCTGAACCGGATGAAACGCTCTGGCGCGACAGTCTGTTCAGCGAGCGCGCCGATGAACACACGGTCGAGCCCGAGGACGACGAGGCTGAAATCGCCAACATCGAACCGGTCAAATCCGAGCGCACCGAGCCATCGCTGTCACTGGAACCGGTGGATCTGGATGACGAGCCAGCGATTCCGCATCTGCGCCTGCACGATCCGATCGATCCCAATGCCCGCCGCGAACGCCTGTCAGCCGGCGACGAAGCGAATGACGACGATTTGCCATCGATCGAGCCGCTGCGCAAAAAACGCGAGCGCGCAGAGCCCGGCGTACGTGCCGAAGTCCTGCAAGACCTGACCGACGACCCGCTGCAACTGGACTGGCAGAAGCGCCGCTCGCCGTGGGGCCGACGCATGCTCTGGCTGCTGTTGGTAATGCTGGCGGCAGGTGGGCTGGCGGCCCAGTACATCTCCTATCATTTCGAGGAGCTGGCGCGGCAGGATCAGTATCGCCCGTGGTTCCAGCAAATCTGCCCGCAGATCGGCTGCACGGTGCCGTCCAAGGTCGACATCGCCCGGATCAAGAGCAGCAACCTGGTGGTGCGCAGCCATCCGGAGTTCAACGGTGCGCTGGTGGTCGACGCGATCATTTATAACCGCGCGACATTCTCCCAGCCGTTTCCATTGCTGGAATTGCGCTTTGCCGACCTCAACGGTCACCTGATCGCCAGTCGTCGCTTCAAACCCGGCGAATACCTCAGAGGTGATCTCGAAGGCCTGGCGGAAATGCCGCCGCAGACGCCAATCCATATTGCTCTGGATATTCTCGATCCCGGGCCGAAGGCGGTGAATTACAGCCTGAGTTTCCACTCGCCCGAGTGA
- the prmA gene encoding 50S ribosomal protein L11 methyltransferase, which yields MPWLQVRLAISPEQAETYEDAFLEVGAVSVTFMDAEDQPIFEPELNTTPLWAHTHLLALFEGGTEPAPVLAHLELLTGSPLPEHHSEVIEDQDWERSWMDGFQPMRFGQRLWIVPSWHAAPEPDAVNLLLDPGLAFGTGTHPTTALCLEWLDGQDLKDCNVLDFGCGSGILAIAALLLGAKEAVGTDIDVQALEASRDNAGRNNIADELFPLYLPEDLPQAQADVLVANILAGPLVSLAPQLSGLVKSGGRLALSGILAEQGDEVAAAYAQDFDLDPIANRDGWVRITGRRR from the coding sequence ATGCCTTGGCTGCAAGTACGTCTCGCCATCAGCCCGGAACAAGCCGAAACCTACGAAGACGCTTTCCTTGAAGTGGGCGCCGTATCGGTGACCTTCATGGACGCCGAAGACCAGCCGATCTTCGAGCCGGAACTCAACACCACCCCGCTGTGGGCGCACACGCACCTGCTGGCGCTGTTCGAAGGCGGTACCGAACCGGCACCGGTTCTGGCCCATCTCGAGCTGCTGACCGGCAGCCCGCTGCCTGAGCATCACAGCGAAGTCATTGAAGATCAGGACTGGGAACGCAGCTGGATGGACGGTTTCCAGCCAATGCGTTTCGGCCAGCGCCTGTGGATCGTGCCGAGCTGGCACGCCGCGCCTGAGCCTGACGCCGTCAACCTGCTGCTCGATCCGGGGCTGGCGTTCGGCACCGGCACCCACCCGACCACCGCACTGTGCCTGGAATGGCTCGACGGTCAGGACCTGAAAGACTGCAACGTGCTCGACTTCGGCTGCGGCTCGGGGATTCTGGCGATTGCCGCCCTGCTGCTTGGCGCCAAGGAGGCGGTCGGCACCGACATCGACGTTCAGGCCCTGGAAGCCTCCCGCGACAACGCCGGTCGCAATAACATTGCCGACGAACTGTTCCCGCTGTACCTGCCGGAAGATCTGCCGCAGGCTCAAGCTGACGTACTGGTCGCCAACATTCTGGCTGGCCCACTGGTTTCTTTGGCGCCGCAACTGTCCGGCCTGGTGAAATCCGGTGGACGTCTGGCGCTGTCGGGCATCCTCGCTGAACAAGGTGATGAAGTCGCTGCCGCTTATGCGCAGGACTTCGATCTCGACCCGATCGCCAATCGCGATGGCTGGGTGCGCATCACCGGCCGTCGGCGTTAA
- the accC gene encoding acetyl-CoA carboxylase biotin carboxylase subunit, with amino-acid sequence MTAKLEKVLIANRGEIALRILRACKEMGIKTVAVYSKADKELMHLGLADESVCIGPASAAQSYLHIPAIIAAAEVTGATAIHPGYGFLAENADFAEQVENSGFAFIGPKADTIRLMGDKVSAKHAMIEAGVPTVPGSDGPLPEDEETALRIGREVGYPVIIKAAGGGGGRGMRVVHKEEDLIAFAKLTRTEAGAAFGNPMVYLEKFLTNPRHVEVQVLSDGQGHAIHLGDRDCSLQRRHQKVLEEAPAPGIDEKAREEVLARCVKACIDIGYRGAGTFEFLYENGRFYFIEMNTRVQVEHPVSEMVTGIDIVKEMLSIAAGNKLSFTQDDVVIRGHSLECRINAEDPKTFMPSPGTVKHFHAPGGNGVRVDSHLYSGYAVPPNYDSLIGKLITYGATRDEAMARMRNALDEIVVDGIKTNIPLHRDLVRDEGFCKGGVNIHYLEHKLAGEKH; translated from the coding sequence ATGACTGCGAAGTTGGAAAAAGTTCTGATCGCGAACCGCGGTGAGATCGCCCTGCGGATTCTGCGTGCCTGCAAAGAGATGGGCATCAAGACCGTCGCCGTTTACTCCAAGGCCGACAAAGAGCTGATGCACCTGGGTCTGGCAGACGAATCCGTCTGCATCGGCCCGGCGTCTGCCGCTCAGTCCTACCTGCACATCCCGGCCATCATCGCTGCCGCTGAAGTGACTGGCGCTACCGCCATTCACCCAGGCTACGGTTTCCTCGCGGAAAACGCCGATTTTGCCGAGCAGGTCGAGAACTCCGGCTTCGCTTTCATCGGCCCGAAAGCCGACACCATTCGCCTGATGGGCGACAAGGTATCGGCCAAGCACGCGATGATCGAAGCGGGCGTACCGACCGTTCCAGGTTCCGACGGCCCGTTGCCGGAAGACGAAGAAACGGCGCTGCGCATCGGTCGTGAAGTCGGCTACCCGGTGATCATCAAAGCCGCTGGCGGCGGTGGTGGTCGCGGCATGCGTGTTGTGCACAAGGAAGAAGACCTGATCGCCTTCGCCAAACTGACCCGCACCGAAGCTGGCGCGGCGTTCGGTAACCCGATGGTCTATCTGGAAAAATTCCTGACCAACCCGCGTCACGTCGAAGTGCAGGTGCTGTCCGACGGCCAGGGCCACGCCATCCATCTGGGCGACCGCGATTGCTCGCTGCAACGTCGTCACCAGAAAGTTCTCGAAGAGGCGCCGGCACCGGGCATCGACGAGAAGGCGCGCGAAGAAGTACTGGCTCGCTGCGTCAAGGCGTGCATCGACATCGGCTACCGCGGCGCGGGTACTTTCGAGTTCCTGTACGAGAACGGTCGTTTCTACTTCATCGAAATGAACACTCGTGTTCAGGTGGAGCACCCGGTTTCGGAAATGGTCACCGGTATCGACATCGTCAAGGAGATGCTCAGCATCGCCGCTGGCAACAAGCTGTCGTTCACGCAGGATGACGTGGTGATCCGCGGTCACTCGCTGGAATGCCGGATCAACGCTGAAGACCCGAAAACCTTCATGCCGAGCCCGGGTACGGTCAAGCATTTCCACGCACCAGGCGGCAACGGCGTTCGCGTCGATTCGCACCTGTACAGTGGCTATGCCGTTCCGCCGAACTACGACTCGCTGATCGGCAAGCTGATCACTTACGGCGCGACCCGCGACGAAGCCATGGCACGCATGCGCAATGCCCTGGACGAAATCGTGGTTGACGGGATCAAGACCAACATCCCGCTGCACCGTGATCTGGTTCGTGACGAAGGCTTCTGCAAGGGTGGTGTAAACATTCACTACCTTGAGCACAAGCTGGCTGGCGAGAAGCACTAA
- the accB gene encoding acetyl-CoA carboxylase biotin carboxyl carrier protein yields MDIRKVKKLIELLEESGIDELEIKEGEESVRISRHSKTPAQQYYAPAPMQAPVAAPAAAAPVAAAAPAAAAAPALNGTVARSPMVGTFYRKSSPASPAFVEVGQTVKKGDTLCIVEAMKMMNHIEAETSGVIESILVEDGQPVEYDQPLFTIV; encoded by the coding sequence ATGGATATCCGTAAAGTTAAGAAACTGATCGAATTGCTGGAAGAGTCCGGCATCGACGAGCTCGAGATCAAGGAAGGCGAAGAGTCCGTACGCATCAGCCGTCACAGCAAGACCCCGGCTCAGCAGTACTACGCGCCGGCTCCGATGCAAGCACCGGTCGCTGCACCTGCCGCTGCTGCTCCGGTTGCTGCCGCAGCCCCGGCTGCCGCTGCTGCGCCAGCGCTGAACGGCACTGTTGCCCGTTCGCCGATGGTCGGCACCTTCTACCGTAAATCTTCGCCAGCCTCGCCAGCCTTCGTTGAAGTCGGCCAGACCGTGAAGAAAGGCGACACTCTGTGCATCGTCGAAGCCATGAAGATGATGAACCACATCGAAGCTGAAACCAGCGGTGTGATCGAGTCCATCCTCGTCGAAGACGGCCAGCCGGTTGAGTACGACCAACCGCTGTTCACCATCGTTTGA
- the aroQ gene encoding type II 3-dehydroquinate dehydratase: MATLLVLHGPNLNLLGTREPGTYGSTTLAQINQDLERRAREAGHHLLYLQSNAEYELIDRIHAARGEGVDFILINPAAFTHTSVALRDALLGVSIPFIEVHLSNVHKREPFRHHSYFSDVAVGVICGLGASGYRLALEAALEQLETQATT, encoded by the coding sequence ATGGCAACCCTACTGGTGCTGCACGGCCCCAACCTGAACCTGCTCGGCACCCGCGAACCCGGCACTTACGGTTCTACGACCCTGGCGCAGATCAATCAGGATCTGGAGCGCCGCGCCCGTGAAGCCGGCCATCATCTGCTGTATCTGCAAAGCAATGCCGAGTACGAATTGATCGACCGCATCCACGCCGCGCGCGGCGAAGGCGTCGATTTCATTCTGATCAATCCAGCAGCTTTTACACACACAAGTGTCGCATTACGTGACGCGTTGCTGGGAGTGAGCATCCCATTCATCGAAGTGCATTTGTCCAACGTGCACAAACGCGAACCTTTCCGCCATCACTCTTACTTCTCCGACGTAGCGGTGGGAGTGATCTGCGGCCTTGGCGCCAGCGGTTACCGACTGGCCCTGGAGGCTGCACTAGAACAGCTTGAAACACAGGCAACGACTTGA